In Macadamia integrifolia cultivar HAES 741 chromosome 5, SCU_Mint_v3, whole genome shotgun sequence, a single window of DNA contains:
- the LOC122080282 gene encoding serine/threonine-protein kinase Nek5-like — protein MKSSILFWFSLFLQEHLIILVQYMWLGDMAGLISKIDRSSMGPLPACYYSTLKSLIKSMLRENPEHRPSCLFTRETKLHCTTHHADKSFVESQSRNSSSSDKDSLTASEKSMTELIVNCDFEASDTDMASTDDGMDYGPIGQTLASYTLT, from the exons ATGAAGTCTTCCATCTTGTTTTGGTTCAGTTTATTTCTACAAGAACATCTAATTATATTGGTTCAATACATGTGGTTGGGTGATATGGCTGGACTGATAAGTAAGATAGACCGTTCATCCATGGGTCCTTTGCCTGCGTGCTATTACTCTACATT GAAATCACTTATCAAGAGCATGCTGAGGGAGAACCCAGAGCATCGACCAAGT TGCTTGTTCACCAGAGAAACCAAACTCCACTGCACTACACATCATGCTGACAAGAGCTTTGTTGAAAGCCAAAGTAGAAACAGTTCTAGTAGTGATAAAGATAGCTTAACAGCAAGCGAGAAAAGCATGACAGAATTGATAGTCAATTGTGATTTTGAGGCTTCTGACACAGATATGGCTTCAACTGATGATGGAATGGACTATGGCCCAATTGGTCAAACACTTGCCTCATACACTTTAACCTAA